The following is a genomic window from Armatimonadota bacterium.
GGAGTTGGTCTGCCTGCCCACGCTGCTCTTGCTGCGCATCGCCGTCTCTGCCGCGGCCGCGGTCGGGGCGGAGCTTGCTGCGGCGCGGCGGCCCCACATCGGGTGGGACTTCCTGTCGCCGGGGTGGGAGAGTTGGATGACCGCCGCGGCCTTCGCGGTGATCGCGGTCTACCTGGTGCGCGGCGCCCTGATGCCGCCTGAGCGGGCACCTGCGGAGCGCAGGGCGCACAAGGTGTCAACAGCGCAGCCCACGGCGGCGAAGGTCGCATTCGATTCCCCGCCTGCTCAGGCCGGGGCCGGCGCGAGTGCCGACGCAGAGGACGCGGGGCGGAACGGCGCAACGGACGCGTCGCTGTTTCAGGTGCTCGACCCGCGCGATTCGGCGCAGTCGCAGATGTCGTCAGCTCCGCCTATGCCGCAGGTGGAGGGCTGGGTGACCGTGCCCGCGTCGTTGATCGCAGAGCAGCTTCCGCCGGACGCGCAGCTGGAGGTGGACGAGGTGACGATACCGCTGTCACGCATCATGCCCAGGCTGCGTGAGGGCGAGGTGCGCATCCCGTTGGTCGAGCTCGACGACGTCGTATCCCGGCCCGCCGGGGCGGCCGACGATGCGGCGAGCATCGAGCTTCCGCTACCCGCGATCGTGCCGCTTATCCCGGATGAAGCCTTCGACTTGCCGCAACCGAAACCCCCGTCGTGGCTGGCAGCAGACGCGGCGCTGGAGGACATATTCTTCGCCAAGGTCTAGGGACGCCTGGCCTGGAACGCGAGCAGAGGTCGGCCTATGGCCTCCGTCAACTATGCACTAAAAGAGATTTCCTGCAAGATCGTGTACTACGGCCCGGGGATGTGCGGGAAGACAACCAATCTCCAGCACATCCACCATCACACCAACGCCGAGCGGCGAGGCGATCTGGTCTCGCTCGCCACGCCCGGCGAGCGCACATTGTTCTTCGACTTCCTCCCGCTGGAGGCGCCGAGCCTGCACGGTTTCGAGACGAAGTTCCAGGTGTACACGGTGCCCGGCCAGGTGATGTACAACTCGACCAGAAAGCTCGTGCTGCGGGCGGTGGACGGGATCATCTTCGTCGCCGATTCGCAGTGGGACAAGATGCGAGAGAACGTCGAGAGTTTCCGCAACATGGAGGAGAACCTAGCGGGCTACTCGTGCAGCCTGGAGACGACGCCTTACGTGATGCAGTACAACAAGCGTGACCTCGACAATGTGGCGCCGCTGAGGTTCATGCAGTACGTTCTGAACCCGTGGCAGGTGCCGCATTTCGAGGCGGTCGCTATCGACGGCCGCGGCGTATTCGAGAGCCTGAACGCAGCGTGCAAGTTGGTGCTCGCCAATCTGCGCGCGAAGCAACAGCGCGGCGCGATGTAGGGCACCGCCGGTCGTCTCGTTCAAGCTGTTGCCGATGACGGCCGAAATGTGGAATAAAGCAGTAGAGCCGGGGGGCTTGACAACCAAATAAGGGATTTCGGTCGCTGATAAAGGCAAACCCTTCGCGAGGAGGGGACGCAAAGCCACGGGACTCACCCTGGATGCGGCTTGGCCGCAGTCAGGAACGGCGCGCTGCGCCGTGAGTCAGCCGGGTTGCCACAAGACGAAATCCCCGCGCGCCGCCTGGTGCGGCGTGATATGGGGAGCCGTCTTCCGGCAGCCTTGCTGGGGCGGCTCCGCCTTTTGTTGGGCGGGCACAGCCGCCCAGTGTCGCCAGAGCAACTGGCTGCCGGTGGACGGCAGATCCGAGGGATGGCACATTGCCGCTGTATGGCACGTTCGACGAGTTTGGCTTCGCGGAGATACTCCAGCTGCTCAACCTGAGTCGCAAGAGCGGCACGTTGACCGTGCGCCAGGGCAGCCTGCAGGGGCTGGTGCATCTGCGCGACGGGCAGGTCGTGGAAGCCGCCTGCGAGGGCCACAGCGGAGCCCCGGTGATCTATCGGCTGCTGGGGTGGCGCGAGGGGGAGTTCGATTTCAGCCGCAACCTGCGACCGGTGACGCGCAGCGTTCACGATTCGACCGAAGCGCTCATCATGGAGGGCATGCGGCGGATTGATGAATGGGAGCAGATCGAGCGGGAGTTCACCGACCTCAACGTTGTGCTGCGCTTGAGGAGCGGCAAGGCGACGGAGCGACACGACGACCTCAGCGACGAGCACCGTACCATCATGAAGCTAGTGGACGCGCGCCGCAATGTGGCGCAGATCATCCGTGAGAGCGGCATCGAGCCGGTGCAAGCAATCCTCCTCATAACTGAACTCATAAGCCAGGACCTCGTCGAGAAATGGGGCTCGGCGAAGGTCAGCACTCGGGACCAGGTGGCGCACGTCGAACACACGCCGCCGTCACCGAGCCTGGGCATCGGCAACTACTTCAGCCCGAGCCCGCCCGGCGACACAGCGGGCGCGCCGGCGGGCGTCCCACCCGCTGAGACAGGAGCAGACGAATCATGAGCGTTTTCTCGAAGCTCTACGGCGACGCCGACGTCGTCGGCTTGGACATCGGCAGTCACAGTGTCAAAGTCGTACAGTTGGATGAAGAGCGCGGGAGCCTGGTGCTGCGCAAAGCGGGTACCCGCCCGACGCCGGCGGGCGCCACCAAGGGCGGAGTCGTCACCGATTCCGCCACCGTAGCCCAGACCGTGTCTGCGCTGCTGGGCGCTCTCGAGATCCCGGCGACACAGGTGTTGGCGGCGGTCGCAGGGCCGACGGTGGTGGTGCGCCAGGTACAGATGCCGTACATGTCGGAGCGCCAACTGCGCAAGTCCATCCAGTGGGAGGCGCGTAGCTACATCTCCTTCCCGGTCGAGGACAGCATCCTGGAGTTCCAGGTGCTCGGGCAGCGGGACGGCGGCCAGCTCGACGTCATGCTCGTCGCGACGCCCCGCGATATGGTGGAAACCCGAGTGGAGGCCCTGGAACGCGCCGGCCTCGAGCCGATTGGCATTGAGCTCGAGCCCTTCGCGACCATGCGCAGCCTGATCGAATTCAACGGGCAGTCGGCATTCGACACCGAGACGGTCGCGTTGGTCGACAGCGGCGCATCGTTCACCGAGATCAACATCGTCAAGAACCGCAACTTCGTCCTGACGCGCACCATCCCGATCGCGGGCAACAGCATGACCGAGGCCATCGCCTCGGCGCTCGCCATGGATAACGACAAGGCGAACGCCCTCAAGGAAACCGCGATGCAGGTGGTGTGCAGCGAGGAAGAGCGCGCCACTCTCGATCCCTTCGCCCAGCAGGCGAGCCGCGCCGTCGAGCCGCTGCTCGACGAGCTGATCCGCGAAATCCGCCGCTCACTCGCCTATTACGACTATCAGCAGCAGGCGCCTGCCGAGGATGAGGACCAGAACCGTGCCCCGGGCGTCAACCGCATCATCCTCTCCGGTGGGACGGCCAAGATGGCCGGGCTCGCCGCCTACTTCCAAGCGCAGCTCGGCGTTCCCGTCGAGCAGGCAGGCATGTTCAGCCACGGGCTGATCCAGACGCCCGGGCTGAGCCAGGAGTATCTCGACGAGCATTCCCCGACGCTCGTCGTCGCTGCCGGCCTGGCGCTCAGGGAGATCATGCTGAGCGGCAAGCTTAACCTGAGAGCAGCCGAAGCCCGTTGATAAGCGTCAACAAGTTAGGTGAAGCCTGATGACAAGCATCAACATCAACCTCATCGCCGAGCGCAGAGCACAGAAGCAGCGCAGCGCCAAACTGCTGCGGCTCGCCGGCTACACCGTCTTGAGCCTGATCGTCGTCATCGGCGTCATGTACGCCTATTTCACGATCGCCATCGGCATCACGCAAGGCGAGGTCGTGGAATGCGCCGCCAAGCTCAGCGACCCCAAGTTCCGCGCTGATCTCCAACGCATCGAGTATTTGGAGCAGCACTGCGCTGCGCTGGAGCCGCGAGTGAACCTGCTCGAGGCGGTCCACGGCAGCCAGCAGGCCTGGATCGCGGTCCTGGGCGACCTCAGCCGCTGCATCCCGAACAACGTGTGGCTGACCAACGTCCAGTCGCGCCGCGATCAGTCCGGGCAATCCCTGTCCATCGCAGGCTCTGCCGCCTCGCAGCGGGCGGTCGGCGACTTCATGCTGAACCTCAAGCAAGCGACGTGGTGCGGGGATCCCGTGCTTAACTTCACGCAGACGGTGGGCTTGCTCGACCAGGAGGTGGTGAATTTCGATGTCACCGCCCCGATCAAGCATCCCATAGGGAGCGAACTCCGATGAAGATAGCAAATCGCAAGGGCGCCTTCACGATCCTGATTCTCGTCTCGACCGTGCTGTTGTGCCTGGGGGGGTTTGTCTACCAGACCAAAGTGACGAAGCTGCGCGCGCTGACGCGGGAGCGCAACGACAAGCGCCAGGAACTCCAGGGGCTGCAAGACAAGCTCGCCACGAGGCCGATGCTCGAACGCAAGTACTCCAACCTCCAGGAGCGCCTGGCGGTGCTGGAACCGGCACTGCCGACCTACGCCTACATACCGACCTTCCTGCGGCAGATAGAGAAGCTGGCGCAGGATACGGATAACAAGGTGATGGGCGTCAAGCCGCTGCCGCTCATCGAGCGCGCGCCCACGCCCGCGCCCGCGTCCACCGAATCTCCAGCGGGAGCTGACGGCGGCGCGGCGCCGGCCGAAGAGCAACTGGCGGCCGACGCACTCTACGACCGGGTACCGATCGAGTTTGATCTCACGGGCGAGTACTGGCAAACGGAGAAGTTCCTCGAGCGCTTGAGCCAGTTCCCGAAAATGCTGGCGGTCAACGACCTGTCGCTCGCGCCGGCATGTCAGCCGGAGGGCCTCAAGGCGCCGGACCTGCGCGTGAAGATGAACCTGCTCGCTCTCATCCAGAAAGGGGAAGAGAAATGGACAAGCGACGCAAAGAACTCCTCTTCCTAGGGGCAGGACTGGCGGTTCTGCTGGCAGCCCTGTTTTTCACGTTCAAGCCCACCACGCGGCCGGCGCAGGCGACGACGCAGCCGCCGCCGAGCGCGACGGCGCGCGAGCCGTCTGACTTGGCCTCGGCACGCATCGAGTCGTCGGCGGCGCCGATACCGATGAGCCAAGGCGGGACGACGGCCGGGCGTAATCCCTTTGCGCCCGTGATCGCCGCGCGGCCGGCCTCCGCACCGGGCTCCGCGCCGCCGGCGATGGTGGCCGCAATGCCGCCGGCGCCCCTGCCGCCGATCGAGCCCATGCGCCTGGAGCTATTCGGCCCGCCGGATCAGGCGTCCCCGTCCGGGGTCATAACGCCCGCGGCGGAACCGACGCCGGCGCAAGCGACTCTGCGCCTCACCGGCGTCATCTACGGTGACCCGTCCATGGCGATCATCCGCAAGGGTGACAAGCGATACTTCGTGCGGCCCGGCGACCCCGTCGGTGGCCGCTACATGGTTCAGTCCATAGCACGTCGGCAGGTGGTCCTCGCCAGCAGCGAGGGGACACTTCGCCTCGACCTAACAGGGAGGTTGTAAGACATGACCCGCAGAGCAATCCCCAACCGAAAGTTGTCCCCTCCGCAGGCACGCGCCTGGCTGTGCCTGGTGCTCAGCGCAGCGGTGCTGTTGCCGCTCGCCGCGGCGCCTGTGGCAGCGCAAGGGCCGGAAGCCCTCCCCGGGACGCAGCTTTTCGCTGCGGCGGACCCGGCGGCTGGAGGGAAGCGTTTCAGCCTCGATTTCGTCGCCACCGATCTGGTCGACGTGATCAAGGCGCTCGCGGCCCAGAGCGGCGCGAACATCGCGGTGAGCAGCACGGTGTCCGGCACGGTCACGCTGCGGCTGAGTGAAGTCACGGTCGAGGAAGCCCTGACCGTGATCAGCAAGATCAACAGCCTCGAGTTCGCCAAGATCGACAGCACCTACGTTGTGGGCACGCCGGAGGAGGTCAAGGCGTTGGTTGCGGAGCCGCCGGCTCCGGATCAGCCGTTGACTGAGGTCGTCGCCCTGCAGTACGTGCCCGCTGAGGACGCCATGGCGATCATCGGCGACGTGGAGCCGCAGGTCACGTGCAAGGCCAGCCCCACCGGCGGGCTGATCCTGAATGGGACGCCCGCTGCGCTCGAGCGCGCGAAGGCGCTGCTCGCGGGCGTCGACGTGGCGCCCGCGATGGGCATCGCGGAGCGCGCCATCTACACGATCAAGTACGCCGATCCCAGGGAGTTCCAGGAAACACTGGAAACGGTGTTCCCCGATCTGAAAGTGACGCCGGCGCCGCGGTCGAGCACGCCGACGGTGCAGCCCGCCGCCAGAGGGGGCGCGCTGCAGGGCGGGATGGCAGCACTGGCTGCGCCGCAGTTGTCGGCGCAGGGCCAGCAGCCCGGCGGCGCGGGCGGAGTAGGCGGAGCCGGTCAGACGCAGGAACTCTCCCACGTCAGCAAGCTGGTTCTGAGCGGCGCGCCGGCGACGCTCACGCGTGCCCTCAAGCTGTGCGAAGAGCTCGACGTCCCGCCGATGCAGATCAAGATCAGCGCCACCATCACCGAGGTGCGCCAAGACGTGGAGAAGCGCCTCGGCATCAACTGGCAGGACCTTGCGGGCAAGGCGGGCATCATCGTCGGTGAGGCCTCCCCGTCGGAGTTCGACAGCGGGTTGTCCGCCGCCGAGGTCGCGGCCCACGATCTGAAGCTCGGCAGCATCATGCGGTCACACCTCAGTATCGCCGGCGCGATCAACGCGCTGGTCACCGAGGGCAACGCCCGCATCATGGCCAACCCGACCATCATGATTCTCGACGGCCGCCAGGCGACGATCCACGCGGGCGAGAAGATCTACTACCCGCAGATCGTCGGCTACACCCCGCTCGGCGGCCAGATCGTCCAGGCCACGGAGATTGACGTCGGCGTGACGCTCATGGTCAACCCGCGGATCGGCCCTGACAGCGAGATCACGCTGACCCTCGTGCCGAGCATCAGCTCTATAACGACCAGCGTGTTCGACGGATATCCGACGATCACCGAGCGTTCAACCGTGACCACCGTGCGCGTCAAGAGCGGTGAGACGCTGGCCATCGGCGGATTGATCCGCGACGACGAGACAATCAACGTCAACAAGGTGCCGTTGCTGGGCGACATTCCCGTCATCGGCGACCTGTTGTTCAAGTCAACGGTGAGGCATCCGGTGCGCTCGGAGGTGGTGATCATCATCACACCCGAGATCGCGGAGTCGGGGGCCGCGAGCTAGCGATTCGACGTGATTGTGTTGACAGGTGCGGGGGTCGCGCGGCTCGGCGTTCGGCCCCCGCTTGCGTGCCGCGATAGAGGACCGATGCATCGCGGCCGACGACGTAGGCAAGGGTGACAGGCAAAGGGATGGAGTCTCAGCAGAAATTCGTCACAGAGCTGGTGCGTGAGTTCACCAACCTCACCGACGACCAACTGCACCAGGCAATAGAGATCCAGAAGGAGACCAAGGAGCCGCTGCCCCAGATCTTGGTCAACATGGGCCTTATCAACGAGAAGGATAAGGCCAAGTGCCTGGGCCGGCAGTGGGGGATCCCGTTCGTTGACCTGTCGGAGCGGCAGCTCGACAAGGAACTCATCAAGGTCATTCCGCGCCACCTGCTGCAGCGCCTGCGCGCCGTGCCCCTGGAGCAAAGCGGCCGCAAGCTCACGGTCGCGATGGTCAACCCGCTGGATATCTTCGCGATAGACCAACTGCGGCTCGTGGCCGGCCTCGAGATCGAGCCCGTCATCGCGACGGACGAAGACATCAGCAATGTGCTGACGCAGGCCCACGCGGTGAGCGAAGAGATCGGCGCAGCCATCAAGCAGGTTGCGGAAGAGGTCGGACAAGCCGACATCAGCGAGATCACGTTTGAGCACAAATCCGCGGAGGAAGAGCTCACTGCCGATCAGTTGAAGGAACTCACCGAGGACGCGCCGGTGGTGCGCCTGGTGAACCTCATCATCCAGCAGGCGTTGCGCGACTCCGCGAGCGACATCCACATCCAGCCCGAAGCGAATCGCGTCCGCGTGCGCTATCGCATTGACGGTATCCTGCACGATAAGATGGTCGTGCCCAAGCAGGTGCAGGCGGCGTTGGTGTCGCGCGTCAAGGTGATGGCGGAAATGGACATCGCCGAGAAGCGAGCCCCGCAGGACGGACGCATCTCCCTGCTCATGAACAACCGGGAGTTCGACTTCCGTATCTCGACCTTCCCCGGAGCGCACGGCGAGAAAGTGGTCATGCGCGTTCTCGACAAGCGCGGGGTGCAAGTCAACCTCAACAAGCTCGGCATTCCCGCGAGCATGATGGAGGAATTCGACAATCTCATCAACCGCACGTACGGCATCATCGTGGTGACCGGGCCCACCGGCAGCGGCAAGTCAACCACGCTGTACTCGGTGCTCAACAAGATCAACGGCCCCGAAAAGAACATCATGACTATCGAGGACCCGGTGGAGTACCAGCTCCCGGGGCTGACGCAGGGACAGGTCAACCCGCGCGCCGGCGTCACCTTCGCCTCGGCGCTGCGCACCATGCTGCGCCAGGACCCGGACGTCATGCTGGTCGGCGAGATGCGCGATGCCGAGACCTCCCTCATCGCCGTCGAGGCGGCGTTGACCGGCCACCTCGTGCTCTCGACACTGCACACCAACGACGCTCCCAGCGCGGTCACCCGCATGCTGGAGATGGGGATCGAGCCGTTTCTCATCGCCTCGTCGGTCATCGGCGTCCTCGCGCAGCGGCTGGTGCGTGTGATCTGCCCCGACTGCAAGGAGGCGTACACGCCGCCGGTGGATGCGTTCCGGCGCCTCAATTTGGCGATGGATATGGAGTCGGTGACGTTTTACCGCGGCCAGGGGTGTGATCGCTGCATGAACACGGGCTACCGCGGACGCATCGGTGTGTTCGAACTCATGGCTATTAACGACAGCATCCGCGAACTCGTCCTGCGGATGACAGAGGCTCACTCGATTCGCCTGGAGGCGCTCGATTCATTAATGTTTACGCTGCGCCAGGTTGCGATGCAGAAGTTCCTGGAGGGCTTGTCGACGATGGTGGCAGCNNNNNNNNNNNNNNNNNNNNNNNNNNNNNNNNNNNNNNNNNNNNNNNNNNNNNNNNNNNNNNNNNNNNNNNNNNNNNNNNNNNNNNNNNNNNNNNNNNNNAGGTAGTCGTCCGTCTCGGCCTGCTGGGTGCGCGGAAGATCCTTGGGCGTCTGCGGCCTCATGTACTCGTCGAAGTAGCGGCGCGGCAGGACCTGGCGGTCGCCCCAGCGGCCCCGGTTGAGCCAGAACCACGCGATGCGGGCGAAGTCGCGCACCGAAGCGGAGAGGCGGCGGTTCTTCGCGCGGACCGCCAGGCCGTCCTGCAACCCCAAGGCGCCGAGCCGGTCGGGGTGTTCGGCAGCGGCCTTGGGATCATCCCGGAACACTTTGTCGAACAGGGTCTGCTGGTAGAGCTGGATCGCGAAGTCGTTGTAGGCCCACGCTGCGCCGGGAGGTTCGGGGCGCGCGTAGCCGCTGCTCATGCTCCCGAGGTGGCGGAAGGTAATGGCTTGGTCTTTCGGTTTGAGGTCCCACCCGAAGTCCGCGATGGGTTGGTCAACGCTCTCGACCAGGCCCTCCTGCAAAGCGAACAACAGCAGCGTGCTGAGCACGGGCTTCGCGGAGGAGAACCAGTCGCTGCGCTCCGCCTGGTCCCCCCACGCCTTGACGACGTATCCGTCCTTGATCACGCATCCCCTGCCGCCGAGCTTCTGCGCAAGCTCGTCGAGGATGGCGGAATCGAGCCCCAGGTCGGCGGGAGCGCGTTGCTCCCAGGCCGCGCCGGGGAAAACGACCTCGGTGGAAAGGGCACTGGCCGACAGGCTCATCATCCTTGGCCCCGAGCAGCCAAGCGTCAACCCGAACGTGATCCCGCAAACGATGACCGCCCAGGCACGTCTCAAGGTCGCCCTCCCTCGCGCTCAGTTGTAGATAGGCGCTTGCGTTGTCACCTTCTGCTGAAGGTCCGCCGGGTGATGCGATCAAGCCGGCCTGGCGCCAGCAGCTTCATCCACCCAACCAGCCTGCCTCGCAGCGAGGTCGTCACCTCGCGCCTGCGCGCTGCGGCGGCCTTGAGCATGATCGTCGCGCACTGCTGCGCCGACATCATCCTGTCGGTATAGAACTTACGCGCCGCCTCTTCGCCCATCAGCTCTCCGCTCGCCCGGCGAGTGTGCGCGATGAACCCGCTCACCACGAAGTCGGGATAGACGATGGTGACCGTCACCCCGTCATCCGCCAACTCCACGCGCAGCGTCTCGAAGAACCCCGTCATCGCATACTTGCTCGCCCCGTATGCGGTGTTGAGGGGTATCGGGACGCGCCCTGCGAGGCTGGACACGGCGACGATGCGCCCGCCGCTCGCCTTGAGGTGCGGCAGCGCGTGATACGTGCAGTACACGCTGCCCATGAAGTTGACCGCCATCACGTCCTCGAAGCCCCTGAGGTCAGGCAGCGTTTCGAATGGCGCGCGGACACTGAATCCCGCATTGTTGACCAGCATGTCAATGCGGCCGTGCGCCTCGACCGTCTGCTCGATAAGGTGCCTGCACTGCGCTTCATCCGCCACGTCCGTGGGCACGGCAATCGCCTTGCCGCCGCGCCGCGCGCACTCCGCCGCGACGGCATTCAGCTTATCAGCGCTGCGGGCTGCAAGAGACAGACGTGCGCCCTGATCCGCAAGCTGATAGGCCAGCTCTTCACCGATGCCGCTCGACGCGCCGGTGATAACACAGACCTCGTCGTTGAATGGTGTCTCCGCCATTTCCGCTCCTTCCCGCAGCACTGCGCCCGTGCGCGTCTTACCACGGCATCGGTTCGGGTGCCTGTCGCGCCGCGCGCATCGGGCTCACGCTCTCGGCCGAAAACGCTTTGAGTCGCACGGAGAACGTCGTCTCGACGGCTTGGACGAGGTACCGAGGCAGCGGGCCCGGGCCGCAGCTCGCGCTGCCCAGGCCGGACTGACGGTGATCGAGATTGAGGATCGTTTCGTCGCGGCGCACCAACTCGTGCGTGTGGCGCGCCTGCGTCAAATCCTCAGTGGTGTAGTGATGCGCGCTGACTTCGAGCAGTGGCATTCCGACAGCGATCACCCCGATGCCGCGCGCGTTCGTCACTGCCGCCCAGCGGGCCTCGGCCTTGTTGCCGTTCTCCTGCGGCATGATGTAGGGGACGTATTGCTCCTGCACCAAGCCGTGGTACACGCCGACGCACGCGCTCTCCTTGCGGTCCGCGTAGCTCTCGTGCGGCCCGCGCCCGTACCACGCGAATCGGTCGAACTCCCCGGGCATGAGCATCTGCAGGCCGATCCGCGGGAGATTCGGCAGGCTCCTGCGTGGCTCGATGCTGGTCTCGAGGATCACGTCCCCACTGCCGTAGATGGTATAGCGATAGGTGCACGTAAAGGCTACCGCGAAGCTCACGGGGGCCAGCACCGACGCCACTGCGATCTGCACCACATCCCTTTCCGCGCGGCTCATTGAGACGTCGGCGGTGCGGTGCGTCAGGCGGTCCAAGCCGACCTCCCGCCATCTGCGCGCGAAGTGCACGTCGTTGTCAGTCGGCGCGCGCCACACGTTGAGCCGCGGCCCGGCCCCGAGCAGCGGCGTGCCGCCGTACCGCCAGCGGGAGATCACGCCTGCCCGGCGATCAAAGTGAAGGTCGAACTCCTCGCCGGCGATGATGATCGCGTCTTCGGTTTCGGTCGTTGCGACAGGCGGCATCGCTCGCCTGAGTATCGCCGGCGTCGGCGGCGCCGCGACGGGCAGTTGGAACTGCGCCCATGCCACCTCGTGCCCCGCCGGCGCCCACGCGGTGGCCTCGGCGAGCGTGAAGCTGAGATCCAGCCAGTACTCCGCGCCCGGCTGCGCCGGCGGCAGCGTGTACGGCAGTGTCGCGGTCGTCTCTCCGCCGGCGGGCACATCGAGAGGCGGCGCGTCGCCCTCTGCCACAACATCGCCGTCGCGCCGGATGCGCCACGTGCCGCGCAGGTGGCGAAGCCACGAGAAGTCGTAGCGATTCTCGATCTTCACCGTGCCGGCGCGCAGGTCAACCGGCTCGACGTGCACCGGTTCGATGACCTTCTTATACTCGATCAGGCCCGTGTGCGGTATGCGGTCCGGGAAGTTCAGCCCGTCAATGCAGAAATTCCCGTCATTCGGCTCGTCGCCAAAGTCCCCGCCGTAGGCGAACCACTCCGCGCCGGATTCCGTACGCCGGCGGATACCATGGTCGACCCACTCCCAGATACACCCGCCGAGCAGTCGCGGATGCGTCCGGATCGCCTCCCAGTATTCCTTGAGATTGCCCGGTCCGTTGCCCATCGCGTGCGCGTACTCGCACATGAAGAAGGGGCGCGGGTCGTCGGTGCGCTCGCCCTCCGCGATCAGGTTCTCCACGGTGGGGTACATGACGCTCACGATATCCACCACCGGCGATTGCATCGCGCGTTCATAGTGGATCGGTCGCGTGGGGTCGGCCCCGCGTATCCATGCCGCCATGGCGTCGTGGTTGGGCCCGTACCCCGCTTCGTTGCCCAACGACCAGATGATGACCGAGGGATGATTCTTATCGCGCTCGACCATGCGCACCGCACGGTCCACGAACGCGGCCTCCCACGCGGCGTCCTTGGCAAGCAGATCATAGTCACCGGCCTTGACGACCCCGTGGC
Proteins encoded in this region:
- a CDS encoding SDR family oxidoreductase, with product MAETPFNDEVCVITGASSGIGEELAYQLADQGARLSLAARSADKLNAVAAECARRGGKAIAVPTDVADEAQCRHLIEQTVEAHGRIDMLVNNAGFSVRAPFETLPDLRGFEDVMAVNFMGSVYCTYHALPHLKASGGRIVAVSSLAGRVPIPLNTAYGASKYAMTGFFETLRVELADDGVTVTIVYPDFVVSGFIAHTRRASGELMGEEAARKFYTDRMMSAQQCATIMLKAAAARRREVTTSLRGRLVGWMKLLAPGRLDRITRRTFSRR
- a CDS encoding DUF4981 domain-containing protein yields the protein MASTRDISDWENLEILERNREPARATSIPYPDEETALIGERGLSPYFRLLDGHWRFRYAASPTAAPRGFHEVEYDDGEWDTLPVPSNWQLFGYGRPQYTNVAYPFPYDPPHVPQENPVGSYRTGFDVPADWEGRQVFLVFEGVSSAFYVWVNGQMVGYSQGAHVPSEFNITAHIHPGRNLLAVQVFQWCDGSYLEDQDMWRLSGIFRDVYLIAPPSVYVRDVCVRTDLDDAYENGTLNARVGVRNDTAAEVTGYRIATRLLDADGAVVGTQEGEVALGPGQAHYVEHRIAVSCPRQWNAEQPNLYTFLVSVTSPDGATTEVQRFAVGFRRIEIQDGRLLVNGVPITIKGVNRHDTDPDLGYAVSLESMIRDITLMKQHNVNAVRTSHYPNDPRWYDLCDRYGLYVIDEADAECHGVVKAGDYDLLAKDAAWEAAFVDRAVRMVERDKNHPSVIIWSLGNEAGYGPNHDAMAAWIRGADPTRPIHYERAMQSPVVDIVSVMYPTVENLIAEGERTDDPRPFFMCEYAHAMGNGPGNLKEYWEAIRTHPRLLGGCIWEWVDHGIRRRTESGAEWFAYGGDFGDEPNDGNFCIDGLNFPDRIPHTGLIEYKKVIEPVHVEPVDLRAGTVKIENRYDFSWLRHLRGTWRIRRDGDVVAEGDAPPLDVPAGGETTATLPYTLPPAQPGAEYWLDLSFTLAEATAWAPAGHEVAWAQFQLPVAAPPTPAILRRAMPPVATTETEDAIIIAGEEFDLHFDRRAGVISRWRYGGTPLLGAGPRLNVWRAPTDNDVHFARRWREVGLDRLTHRTADVSMSRAERDVVQIAVASVLAPVSFAVAFTCTYRYTIYGSGDVILETSIEPRRSLPNLPRIGLQMLMPGEFDRFAWYGRGPHESYADRKESACVGVYHGLVQEQYVPYIMPQENGNKAEARWAAVTNARGIGVIAVGMPLLEVSAHHYTTEDLTQARHTHELVRRDETILNLDHRQSGLGSASCGPGPLPRYLVQAVETTFSVRLKAFSAESVSPMRAARQAPEPMPW